A region of the Mytilus edulis chromosome 11, xbMytEdul2.2, whole genome shotgun sequence genome:
CGTTGCACTATATTTATCTTCATTAGTTCAGAACAGTCACACTGCTAGTCCGGTTATTTCAGCATTTTAAAGTATACAATGGGCACATCATATGATTGGTCAAACGTCTCCTACCGAAAATTTagttgtgaaaaatgttttagAAGGTGCAAAACGCCGATTAGCTACTCGAATTGAGAAAAAGGAACCAGTTACTCCTGAGATTCTATCTAAAATGTATAGTTCGTCATTTAAGGAATATAATGTTATGTCACAGCGTTTTATATGTGCGTGTTTACTGGCTTACTCAGGTTTTTTGAGAGTGTCCGAGCTATTAAATATACGGAGATGTGATATCATTTTTGAATTAggttatatatctatatttattccGAAAAGTAAAACTCATATTTATCGTGATGGCAATTCTGTAGTTATAGCCTGTATGGATTCAGATATGTGTCCAGTTAagaatttaaagttatatttgtTGTGGGCTGATATTTCGCCGGAATCAgaagaatttatttttagaaatttaacaaaattcaagGATAGATATGTTCTTCGGAAGGAAAATAAACCACTGTCTTATACACGTATGAAGGAATTATTTATTGAAGCTTTTCAACCATTTGTGTCAGATATTAAGAAATATGGATTGCACAGTTTACGTTCTGGCGGAGCTACAACTTGCGCTAACTTAGGTATTTCCGATCGATTGTTTAAAAGACATGACAGATGGCGTTCAGAGACGGCCAAGGACGGTTATATTAAAGATTCTTTAAAAGACAGATTAATTGTTTCTGAAAATTTAGGTTTATAACCTGGTAttgactttttattttcaaagtgaaTTAAGTTCTATAAGCAAGATAAAACAATTATTTCCCGTTCTTTGTTTCTCAGCACATGGCACTGTCGTGTGGGTATTCAATTTGAACTTTAGTTTggtttttattagtattatgtgctTAGAGGTAGTCTATGGGCGTAGTTATTGTAGAAGAAATGTAATTTCAACCGTTTGAAGGAACTGAATTAGATTGAAATTAATTTCTTCTAGTTGTTTCCCATAGACCGTTAGTTGTTTTCCCGCGCTTCATGGGATATAGCCATTCAGCATGACAGGGCCGACTCGACTAGACGTGTTTCTcagttaaattttttatctt
Encoded here:
- the LOC139494798 gene encoding uncharacterized protein; protein product: MIGQTSPTENLVVKNVLEGAKRRLATRIEKKEPVTPEILSKMYSSSFKEYNVMSQRFICACLLAYSGFLRVSELLNIRRCDIIFELGYISIFIPKSKTHIYRDGNSVVIACMDSDMCPVKNLKLYLLWADISPESEEFIFRNLTKFKDRYVLRKENKPLSYTRMKELFIEAFQPFVSDIKKYGLHSLRSGGATTCANLGISDRLFKRHDRWRSETAKDGYIKDSLKDRLIVSENLGL